Genomic DNA from Corticium candelabrum chromosome 5, ooCorCand1.1, whole genome shotgun sequence:
CGttcttcgcaaagcttcgagcattcgaatatctcttgccgacgaaacttactcttctagcgctttcatttctctccaaatttgtgattgcatttgcaccgaatccaacctacacgttctctgcagcaagcgttacgtagcaatagtttttgtcaaacaaacgctgGGACTccggaaacagactttcagttgctcttctatagtattttgcgttcaattgtccgaactcggcgttcaattatccgattcaggcgttcaattatccgttgcttacgttacgactgttgtgcaatatcatggaaaactgaataacttacatagtctgcgtttgggcagctgctcaaatatcatcattcatcagctgtctagtaaacgcaataatttgtaattaatcttgactttggCGTGAgtttttagtgtgtgttgtacgataatttcctttgcactaatcttggtgtcccacgtttccgcggaggtctaactaagctgttgtgagcgaactgaatctacatatctaggaagcctacaacaacgccttgctccgtcaatcgtagtgtaatccgcatactttgtaaatcgcgcgtcctgcgtgatatcatgcaacagtccatcatgcgtcttagcaggtttttagctaatcaagagattgaatttcactacttcgctttcccacctttcttgaatcaatcatttataattcagctgaaacgtgagtgagcatcatagctAGAAAGACggcatgaaagaaatgtgcgactaaaatgattatttctatatttggtactttcaattaggacagaacatcggataattgaatgtccgaatcggataactgaacgcctaattcggataattgactgcctgaatcggataattgaacgccgagttcggataattgaacgcaaaatactatagttgtcttcaattcttcgttcacgcttaaATCGGCTCACTTGGTTATTAAAATAATtgcgtaacaatggtcacgtagtcacgtgataatggttgcgtagcaataatttctgtcaaagtaacacgcggaaactcaaaaaacagacttttctcttcttttagcttttccttttcattccgtttgtcacgtatctGTGTcatttgctctttagtcgggTATGACAGCGAAATCAAGAGTCGTTTCACTTTTATCGCCAAGAAATTGTAGTGTGTCGagccctcgaaaggggaccaTTGATTCAACTTTTAGCGCATGTGTTGCGGAGtcaaattgcattcatctggcatcgtcgttttgtcgatcggACTCTTCGTTTTGCAATAAATTCATAcgacaagtgctgacgcacgtatatctaatatataaagctcaaattgtctgtctgtatgtgtgttcgcgtttggaggccacgtcttttgtccgtttgcaaccgaaatcggcacgcacactcggcacgcacagaggaagatttgcgtaaaaaaaatttaaaaaattacgcaccgggtcctatttcgaggggtcgacccccacGTAAaattctcgatgacgcaaacgctacacattccggttcattcgaacacacgcccacaccagtcctgtgtagaccgtattcatcgtcgtccttcgcaaagcttcgagcgatcgaatatctcttgccgacgaaacttactcttctagcgctttcgtttctctccaaatttgtgattgcatttgcaccgaatccaacctacacgttttctgcagcaagcgctacacggcgagtgtgtcgatttctatcgaaacaagcgcaaagagcaagattcgaatttattcagcatatccgggacctcgcaacaaagattgcacgtgacgtgtccacagatctatctttacactacagtatcttgccgtacgaaggacgggccatgtatactagaatatactagtatacatggcccgtccttcgtacgggcaagtactaatatacatggcccgtccttcgtacgggcaagatactgtagtgtaaaaaTAGGTCTGTgaacacgtcacgtgcatctttgttgcgaggtcccggatgcgctgaatgaattcgaatcttgcccTTCGCGCTGGTTTCGATAGAAATTGACACACTcgccgtgtagcgcttgctgcagaaaacgtgtaggttggattcggtgcaaatgcaatcagaatttggagagaaacgaaagcgctagaagagtaagtttcgtcggcaatagatattcgattgctcgaagctttgcgaaggacgacgatgcatacggtctacacaggactggtgtgggcgtgtgttcgaataaactggaatgtgtagcgtttgcgtcgtcgagaaattttacgcgggggtcgaccctcgagaggggacccggtgcgtaatttttaattcttttacgcaaatcttcccctgtgcgtgccgagtgtgcgtgccgatttctgTTGCGAATGGACagaagacgtggccgccaaacgcgaacacacacacacacacacacacacacacacacacacacacagacaatttgagctttatatattagataaatATAacatatctcgagctcaattgacatgacaagagagaggctcgcttcgctcgccaattattGAAAAGAATAGTTATAACTGTAATTAGAATTTTTGAAAACAAATTTTTAGTAGAAAAATATAAACGATGTAGTTGGACTCATCTATTAATCTCATATCGCAGCCTCATCTCATCACCTCATCTCATcacctcatctcattgtctcatggcctcttctcattgcaatatttaattaatttaatgctaACAATAGTATTtttaaatcaaaaattaaatctaAAATGTTACTACAATACTtacgttttatttttaaatagtattttattttgtatttgcatttttttaaaattaatttttctatttttgatttCAAGTTGGCGCTCTCGTATTgtcttgctgttgttttgcactCGTAGCTTCTCAGTGCAGACTCGATCTCGTTGACTACACCCAAAAATACTAGTAGGTGATCGAGTGCATCATAAATATCCACCATATATATGCACATAAGAAGTAGACGATGTAAGTACATGTGTGCAAGCTGACTATCATAAGTTGTGTCAAAGATTATATAGGTCTTAATATGGAAGGAGTCTAAGTGTTCTACACGTGTAACCGAGAGACAATTACACAAAGTCCCCGTCTAGATGTGTTTCGACAACCCAATCAATTGTAGTATAGAAATAGAGTGAGTTGTCGCGAGTGTATAACGGGTGCAAGATATACACGACATGTTGTAACTCTCCAACTggctaccaaagactacatactgcatgtgttgtctaGCTAGATTTAGAAAAGTGGAAGAGTAGGTACTTCAATTGGTTTTGTGGAGCTCAAAAACGCGGCAATCACACAAGAACACAAGTAAAAATCTTCAAAAACTAGATTTTTGTAGtagataaaatatatatataatcaattTCGCATGCAATCTTGGTAATTTCATATTGACGCAATCTGatattacagtctcatcgcatggtcttaTCGCACGGTCTcgtcgcatggtctcatcgcgcGATCTCATCGcgtggtctcatcgcatggtctcatcgcgtggtctcatcgcatggtctcatcgcgtGATCTCATCGCGTGGTCTCATCGCAtagtctcatcgcatggtctcgtcgcatggtctcatcgcgtgatctcatcgcctcacCTCGTTGGCAAGTTTTAACACAAATGGAACGCCATAAATTGTCTCGTTTAACTTTTGCAGAAGCGTACGATAAATCTGTTCGCCCCTACATCGATCTTGTCGACAGTCTTCGTAGCAGCGGTGTTGACAAAGACGTTAGTCTTCCTTCTGTAGTCGTCATCGGAGATCAAAGCACAGGCAAAAGCTCAGTACTTGAAGCAATTTCGGGTGTTCAGTTACCGCGGGGAACAGGAATAGTTACGAGATGTGCCTTAGAACTACGACTGAAGAAGAATAGACGCCAGAATGCTAGCGATCAGTGGAGTGGGCGACTGAGATATGTTACTAAATCCGGAAAAGAAAACGTTGAATTGACAAGTCCAGAAGAGGTGGAAAGTGCTGTTCAACGTGCACAAAACGCTCTTGCAGGTGATGGTAAAGGAGTCAGTGAGGACGGTAAAATTGAGCTCGAAGTCTGCTCACCTCACGTTCCTGATCTTACCCTCATTGACCTTCCTGGGATCACGCGAGTTGCTATTGAAGGACAGCCCCATAACATCGCAGACATGATCAAGTCTCTCATCAAGAAACATATTACCAAAGGAGAAACTATCATTCTTTGTGTCATTCCATGTACCAGCGACATTACTACGTCTGAGGCTTTGGTGTTTTCCCGAGAAGTGGATCCCGAAGGTGACAGAACCCTTGGTGTCCTAACACGGGCTGATCAAACTGGACAAGGAGAAGAAAAAGCAATCATGGATATCCTGCAGCAGAGAAGTGATGTAAAATTGAAACTAGGCTGTACAGTCGTGAAATGTCGAAGCCAGAAAGACATTGAGAACCAAATGTCTCTAGATGATGCTCTAGAAGCAGAGAGGGAGTTCTTTCAAGAGCACGAGGTTAGTGAGTGCGTGTGTCCCCGTCCATCGGTGTCCATTTGACTGCGATGTGATGTAATACTGTCTAGATGTTCTGCAAACTGGAGGCCGACAAAATGGGGATTAAAGAATTGTCACTGAAACTAACACGACAACTGGTTGAGCACATACAAGCTTGCCTTCCCAACCTACTGGTTGATGTGGAAAAAGCTCTCACACAAACTAAAGCAAATCTAGATCGACTTGGATCACCCCTTCCCAAAAATAAAATCGAATTTCTCGTAGAAGTAAGTGACACAAAACTTTTGCTTGTACTTGAGTAAAATTCTACCAAATTATTAGGCTTTACTTCAGTATGGGAAGACACTAGGTGCTGTGGTTAAAGGCGACTGCATTGCGCAGAAAGAGTTGAATGATGATCGTATTTTTAAAGATGTAAGAAGCTGCTTTCACGAGTTTGGAAAGAAAATTCATTCTTTGTGTCCAGGTGAGATCAAGTCTATAGTATCGCTTATGTATATGTtagtgtgcatgtactttggATATTGACAGATGAAGGTCGTCTAGAAGACATCGAAGAGCAGATTAAAGAGAAAAGAGGCAGAGAGTTGCCGGGGTTAGCTAAAACTGTTTACTTGAAAAATAGGTCGACAGCCGGCTGATAGCATTACCCTTTTGCCAAGATTTGAAAACTACGGAGTATTTGAAGCAGTAGCATTTGGATGTGTGAATACCTTTAAAGAGCCAGCTTTGGAATGTTTGCAGAATGTAAAGCAATTGATCGAGAAAGTCAGTTGTTTTAGTATTATGTGGGTCTTGTAAATAGCAGTGTTTAGTTTAATTGATGATATATTTATTGCAGGCATATGTTGAACTTGCTGCTGGTCAGTTTGAGAGATTTCCCACTTTGAAACGGAATGTCATAGGTCAAGTAGGGAGTCTGTTCCAAAAAAGATGCAATGCAGCAGAAGAAGCAATTGAGACAATGATGAGTATGGAGGAGTGGATCTATACCAGAGATTCAGTATATCAAAACGTAATGACTGATGTTTCCTCTGAAGGCGCAGCAGGTCATTATTTGCAATCAtctctctctttgtctctAGAATGTAATTGTCTTTTTTAGGCGACAGACAACCGTCCCCTAGCGTAGAACCTACAACTACATCTAATACCAGATTTCTCGGTGGTGAAGTTGGCAATCCAGTCACTGATGAGTCTATTGAATGGTCTGCAAAACAGCTTCTTCAAAAACTTAAAGGCTATTTTAGGGTAGCTGAATAGCATACATCATTCTTATATAAAGCAGATTTGTTTTGATATTATCGTCTCGTATATAGATCGTGAGTCTTCGTCTTGGAGATCATATTCCAATGGCTATCATGTTGCACTTATTAACCAACTTTGTGAAAGATGTTGAAACAAGACTGATTAGTAAGCTCGTTGGATTTGATGGAAAGAGACAAAAGACATCAAATGACGAAGACATCAGTAGTAATGAATCGGACTCTGACAAAGAAGAAGATGCTCTCACCATTGACATGCTTGTTTGTGAAGATGCAAACGTTGCATTGAAGCGCAAAACGCTCAAGCAAAAGAAACAA
This window encodes:
- the LOC134180362 gene encoding interferon-induced GTP-binding protein Mx3-like; the encoded protein is MERHKLSRLTFAEAYDKSVRPYIDLVDSLRSSGVDKDVSLPSVVVIGDQSTGKSSVLEAISGVQLPRGTGIVTRCALELRLKKNRRQNASDQWSGRLRYVTKSGKENVELTSPEEVESAVQRAQNALAGDGKGVSEDGKIELEVCSPHVPDLTLIDLPGITRVAIEGQPHNIADMIKSLIKKHITKGETIILCVIPCTSDITTSEALVFSREVDPEGDRTLGVLTRADQTGQGEEKAIMDILQQRSDVKLKLGCTVVKCRSQKDIENQMSLDDALEAEREFFQEHEMFCKLEADKMGIKELSLKLTRQLVEHIQACLPNLLVDVEKALTQTKANLDRLGSPLPKNKIEFLVEALLQYGKTLGAVVKGDCIAQKELNDDRIFKDVRSCFHEFGKKIHSLCPDEGRLEDIEEQIKEKRGRELPGFENYGVFEAVAFGCVNTFKEPALECLQNVKQLIEKAYVELAAGQFERFPTLKRNVIGQVGSLFQKRCNAAEEAIETMMSMEEWIYTRDSVYQNVMTDVSSEGAAGDRQPSPSVEPTTTSNTRFLGGEVGNPVTDESIEWSAKQLLQKLKGYFRIVSLRLGDHIPMAIMLHLLTNFVKDVETRLISKLVGFDGKRQKTSNDEDISSNESDSDKEEDALTIDMLVCEDANVALKRKTLKQKKQRLLDAQKELKTFTIKRKKEHVQN